From Bombus huntii isolate Logan2020A chromosome 4, iyBomHunt1.1, whole genome shotgun sequence, one genomic window encodes:
- the LOC126865318 gene encoding carboxypeptidase N subunit 2-like: MASRGPSTTTLPTAIALAVAMSVMANGLCPTQCHCDDESLHASCAYASLEVVPIQLNPEIRHLDLSNNRVGNIHLSFGFYGNLETLDLTSNAIHTLGSDNFVFQKNLVTLNVSGNAVRALAKNSLQGLDSLKELNLASNNISDMDEQAFKTTSELEILNLSDNSITSLPEGLLKNLHKIRTLILHGNFLLEIPTDNLALAPSLENVDLSDNLIQELDRDSLPSLPLLVSLNLANNVIRNIADDAFDRLPDLLHLDLSGNNLTSVPTSALARLNVLSNLILSRNPLGTLEAGGFRNLFELRSLELNDCTIISVHARAFADNVNLERISLDGNRGLKELPARVLYSARYLKWVSLRRCSLSTLQPTQFPVDGLSSLRVGGNPLVCNCSVHWLWNVIRAEERRNESRLELDTHDIVCTDEEFAGKALIALSEGSLRCRLNPLYLSLSVVGCVAATATIMALIAHVTRSKRKKRLAYAAPNRPEFLVYVGRNNDELDKNAESYSRRLLARNEDTPYDTPRGKPGQRSPQPQDTNIYETPRYTRPTTNRRDTGTDPTFTRQAEEGVYAVADVTDLRDEPPEVLSLYRMQSPAAPRSNVHRLDYGYDYEYDYDYEPPLPQKPHVVFV; encoded by the coding sequence ATGGCATCACGTGGACCGTCGACGACGACGCTGCCAACCGCGATAGCGTTGGCCGTCGCGATGTCAGTGATGGCAAACGGTCTTTGTCCAACGCAATGCCACTGCGACGACGAGAGCTTGCACGCGTCCTGTGCTTACGCGAGCCTCGAGGTCGTTCCGATCCAATTGAACCCGGAGATCAGACACTTGGATCTGTCCAACAATCGTGTCGGCAATATTCACCTGTCGTTCGGTTTCTACGGTAACCTGGAAACGCTTGATCTCACGTCGAACGCTATCCACACGTTGGGCTCGGACAATTTCGTCTTCCAAAAGAATCTGGTCACATTGAACGTAAGCGGTAACGCCGTCAGAGCCTTGGCCAAGAATTCCTTGCAAGGTTTAGACTCTTTAAAGGAATTAAACTTAGCCAGCAACAATATCTCCGACATGGACGAGCAAGCGTTCAAAACCACCAGTGAACTAGAAATCTTGAATCTAAGCGACAACTCGATCACCAGTTTGCCAGAAGGATTATTAAAGAATCTGCACAAAATCCGCACGTTGATCTTGCACGGTAACTTTCTGTTAGAAATCCCCACTGACAATTTAGCTCTGGCTCCGAGCTTGGAGAACGTCGACCTATCCGACAATTTGATCCAGGAGCTTGACAGGGACTCGTTGCCGTCGTTGCCCTTATTAGTATCGTTAAACCTGGCGAATAACGTTATCAGGAATATCGCTGACGACGCGTTCGATCGACTACCTGACCTATTGCACCTAGATCTGTCCGGAAACAATCTGACATCCGTACCCACGTCCGCACTGGCTAGGCTGAACGTTTTATCGAACCTGATTCTTAGTCGTAATCCATTAGGTACTTTAGAAGCCGGTGGATTTCGCAATCTATTTGAGCTAAGAAGTCTGGAGCTGAACGATTGTACGATCATTAGCGTGCACGCGCGAGCGTTCGCTGACAACGTGAACCTGGAACGAATCTCGTTGGATGGTAATCGAGGTTTGAAAGAGCTGCCAGCAAGGGTTCTCTATAGCGCCAGATATCTGAAATGGGTCTCTCTACGTCGATGCAGCCTGTCGACCCTGCAGCCCACGCAATTCCCTGTGGACGGCCTGTCGTCTCTTCGCGTCGGTGGCAATCCCCTGGTCTGCAATTGCTCTGTGCACTGGCTGTGGAACGTTATCAGAGCGGAAGAGCGGCGGAACGAGTCGAGGCTCGAGTTAGATACCCACGATATCGTCTGTACCGACGAGGAATTCGCCGGGAAAGCCCTAATCGCTCTGTCGGAGGGTTCGTTGCGGTGTCGGCTCAATCCTCTCTATCTGTCGTTGTCAGTAGTCGGTTGTGTAGCCGCGACGGCGACTATTATGGCGCTGATAGCGCATGTGACGCGGTCCAAGAGGAAGAAACGTCTGGCGTACGCGGCGCCCAATCGACCGGAATTCCTTGTCTACGTGGGCAGGAACAACGACGAACTGGACAAGAATGCGGAATCGTACAGTAGACGGCTGTTGGCTCGGAACGAGGACACCCCGTACGATACTCCACGCGGGAAGCCGGGACAAAGAAGCCCGCAACCGCAGGATACGAACATCTACGAGACGCCTAGGTACACCAGACCGACGACTAATCGTCGCGATACTGGCACCGATCCGACGTTTACCAGGCAGGCGGAAGAGGGTGTATACGCGGTGGCTGACGTTACCGATCTTCGCGACGAACCACCGGAAGTGCTGTCGCTTTATCGCATGCAGAGCCCCGCGGCTCCCAGATCGAACGTTCACCGACTGGACTATGGTTATGACTACGAGTACGATTACGATTACGAACCGCCGCTTCCTCAAAAACCTCACGTGGTGTTCGTTTGA
- the LOC126865331 gene encoding CD2 antigen cytoplasmic tail-binding protein 2 homolog, with amino-acid sequence MKMYKRKFDELEDNNVRKTPVKNSLDSDEEDDDANEDNYNIMSDDEIEGAEDGPSAPETNVGFTAFNMKEELEEGHFDKQGHYLWNKEKEIRDNWLDNIDWMQIKASSTASVKKESQSSKTLGLAHSDSEDEDPDIMFNPTQVYKQILEYLQPGETVSKALCRLGKGKKRLTTAERWKRKQEKKPIEDDQNSISITKLTELANELLTRTGNMDIYQESYEQIKKKVELGDKHAHPSKQEAELDMYADDFDVKEKAKLVENESNNKGIDNSEAEEAKEVTWELKWSQDENAEVYGPHTSEQMNAWAREGYFKSGAWVRRTGQNNQFYDAARVDFELYL; translated from the exons ATGAAAATGTATAAACGTAAATTTGATGAATTAGAAGataataatgttagaaaaacaCCAGTAAAAAACTCGTTAGATTCGGATGAAGAAGATGATGATGCTAACGaggataattataatataatgagTGATGATGAAATTGAAG gTGCCGAAGATGGACCAAGTGCTCCAGAAACAAATGTGGGGTTTACAGCATTTAATATGAAAGAGGAATTAGAAGAAGGACATTTTGACAAACAAGGCCATTATCTTtggaacaaagaaaaagaaattagagATAATTGGTTAGACAACATTGATTGGATGCAG ATCAAAGCGAGTTCTACAGCAAGTGTAAAGAAGGAAAGCCAAAGCAGTAAAACACTTGGACTGGCACATAGCGATAGTGAAGATGAAGATCCAGATATAATGTTCAATCCAACTCAGgtttataaacaaatattggAATACTTACAACCTGGAGAAACTGTTTCTAAGGCTTTGTGCAGGCTTG gaaaaggaaaaaaaagattaaCTACTGCAGAGAGATGGAAAAGAAAACAGGAAAAGAAACCGATAGAAGATGATCAAAATTCTATTAGTATAACAAAATTAACAGAGTTGGCAAATGAATTGTTAACTCGTACTGGAAATATGGATATATATCAAGAAAGTTACGAGCAAATCAAAAAGAAG GTCGAGCTAGGAGATAAACATGCTCATCCTTCAAAACAGGAAGCAGAATTGGATATGTATGCTGATGATTTTGACGTAAAAGAGAAAGCAAAATTGGTTGAGAATgaaa gTAATAATAAAGGAATTGATAATTCTGAAGCAGAAGAAGCTAAAGAAGTAACATGGGAATTAAAATGGTCACAAGATGAAAATGCAGAAGTTTATGGTCCTCATACAAGTGAGCAAATGAATGCATGGGCAAGGGAAGGTTATTTTAAAAGTGGAGCTTGGGTGCGAAGAACAGGACAAAATAATCAATTTTATGACGCTGCAAGAGTGGATTTTGAACTTTATCTGTGA
- the LOC126865324 gene encoding uncharacterized protein LOC126865324 isoform X3, with the protein MKRNVSNHSYRDEKLRSSHSENYETGLRRTEEERLRRRREWIVEQQMLREHERLKKKKILEYEIRRALEKGLPLPKERFSHHSSNTSESKSPESQHRTVATLSTSNTSILSKKLEPSDGTTPLFKGPEGIQVTAAELRRIKVYIHRNSFTEDIHRNVSDEATDDLQRDIINFEDVLVKRREGEGSKSIFEREEIKSVTAKTEEIVEHRTVVAINNENLENKPEANKEYTTSSRSRSPPYRSSHHTRDRDHSRGGSGEYKEKVRPHSQLHTAEEKHLRERNSNRDNSHSKGGEQRAWVKDSHNSNKSSKHERPYREKSRERFRERRERDKSRERRLPPSHYIEPIPVPVYYGGFPPRPIMVGPLVPIPRQVPLKGSRHMMSPLRPYPQRFIQPDIYRFCPFPNPRFRPMY; encoded by the exons atgaaacgaaacgTGTCGAATCATTCTTATCGTGATGAAAAATTGAGATCATCACACAGTGAAAATTATGAGACTGGTTTACGAAgaacagaagaagaaagattACGGCGTAGGCGCGAATGGATTGTAGAACAACAAATGCTACGAGAACATGAAAggttgaagaagaagaagatctTAGAATATGAAATACGTCGTGCTCTCGAGAAAGGTTTACCACTGCCCAAAGAAAGATTTTCACATCACAGTAGCAATACGAGTGAAAGTAAATCCCCGGAAAGTCAGCACAGAACTGTTGCTACATTAAGTACATCTAATACATCTATATTATCTAAAAA ATTAGAGCCATCAGATGGTACAACACCTTTATTTAAAGGACCAGAAGGCATACAAGTTACTGCTGCAGAACTACGAAGAATCAAAGTATATATTCACAGAAATTCATTCACAGAAGATATTCACAGAAATGTATCAGACGAAGCAACCGATGATCTACAACGAGATATTATCAATTTTGAAGATGTTTTGGTCAAAAGAAGAGAgg GAGAGGGATCCAAATCTATATTTgagagagaagaaataaaaagtgtaACAGCTAAAACAGAAGAAATTGTGGAACATCGTACAGTTGTTGctataaataatgaaaatttgg aaaacAAGCCGGAAGCAAATAAAGAATATACTACTTCTTCAAGAAGTCGAAGTCCTCCATATAGATCGTCCCATCATACCAG agACAGAGATCATAGTAGAGGTGGAAGTGGAGAGTATAAAGAAAAAGTCAGGCCACATAGTCAATTGCACACTGCAGAGGAAAAACACCTGCGAGAAAGAAATAGTAATAGAGATAATTCACATTCAAAGGGAGGAGAACAAAGAGCATGGGTCAAAGATTCTCATAACag CAACAAGTCATCTAAACACGAAAGACCTTATCGAGAAAAATCGAGAGAGCGATTccgagaaagaagagaaagagataaGTCTAGAGAACGTAGGCTACCTCCATCACATTATATTGAACCCATTCCTGTTCCTGTTTATTATGGA GGTTTTCCTCCGAGACCAATAATGGTTGGACCATTGGTTCCAATTCCAAGGCAAGTTCCTTTAAAAGGATCTAGGCATATGATGAGTCCATTAAGACCATATCCACAACGATTTATTCAGCCagatatatatagattttgTCCATTTCCAAATCCTa gATTTAGGCCAATGTATTAA
- the LOC126865324 gene encoding uncharacterized protein LOC126865324 isoform X1: MKRNVSNHSYRDEKLRSSHSENYETGLRRTEEERLRRRREWIVEQQMLREHERLKKKKILEYEIRRALEKGLPLPKERFSHHSSNTSESKSPESQHRTVATLSTSNTSILSKKLEPSDGTTPLFKGPEGIQVTAAELRRIKVYIHRNSFTEDIHRNVSDEATDDLQRDIINFEDVLVKRREGEGSKSIFEREEIKSVTAKTEEIVEHRTVVAINNENLENKPEANKEYTTSSRSRSPPYRSSHHTRYKDSKHNNRDSYRNDRYQLFVIILYIWLICLFFSFIVVLYNLFRDRDHSRGGSGEYKEKVRPHSQLHTAEEKHLRERNSNRDNSHSKGGEQRAWVKDSHNSNKSSKHERPYREKSRERFRERRERDKSRERRLPPSHYIEPIPVPVYYGGFPPRPIMVGPLVPIPRQVPLKGSRHMMSPLRPYPQRFIQPDIYRFCPFPNPRFRPMY, from the exons atgaaacgaaacgTGTCGAATCATTCTTATCGTGATGAAAAATTGAGATCATCACACAGTGAAAATTATGAGACTGGTTTACGAAgaacagaagaagaaagattACGGCGTAGGCGCGAATGGATTGTAGAACAACAAATGCTACGAGAACATGAAAggttgaagaagaagaagatctTAGAATATGAAATACGTCGTGCTCTCGAGAAAGGTTTACCACTGCCCAAAGAAAGATTTTCACATCACAGTAGCAATACGAGTGAAAGTAAATCCCCGGAAAGTCAGCACAGAACTGTTGCTACATTAAGTACATCTAATACATCTATATTATCTAAAAA ATTAGAGCCATCAGATGGTACAACACCTTTATTTAAAGGACCAGAAGGCATACAAGTTACTGCTGCAGAACTACGAAGAATCAAAGTATATATTCACAGAAATTCATTCACAGAAGATATTCACAGAAATGTATCAGACGAAGCAACCGATGATCTACAACGAGATATTATCAATTTTGAAGATGTTTTGGTCAAAAGAAGAGAgg GAGAGGGATCCAAATCTATATTTgagagagaagaaataaaaagtgtaACAGCTAAAACAGAAGAAATTGTGGAACATCGTACAGTTGTTGctataaataatgaaaatttgg aaaacAAGCCGGAAGCAAATAAAGAATATACTACTTCTTCAAGAAGTCGAAGTCCTCCATATAGATCGTCCCATCATACCAG GTATAAAGATTCAAAACATAATAACAGGGATAGTTACAGAAATGATAGGTACCAATTATTcgttataattttgtatatttggtTAATATGTTTATTTTTCAGTTTTATTGTAGtgttgtataatttatttagagACAGAGATCATAGTAGAGGTGGAAGTGGAGAGTATAAAGAAAAAGTCAGGCCACATAGTCAATTGCACACTGCAGAGGAAAAACACCTGCGAGAAAGAAATAGTAATAGAGATAATTCACATTCAAAGGGAGGAGAACAAAGAGCATGGGTCAAAGATTCTCATAACag CAACAAGTCATCTAAACACGAAAGACCTTATCGAGAAAAATCGAGAGAGCGATTccgagaaagaagagaaagagataaGTCTAGAGAACGTAGGCTACCTCCATCACATTATATTGAACCCATTCCTGTTCCTGTTTATTATGGA GGTTTTCCTCCGAGACCAATAATGGTTGGACCATTGGTTCCAATTCCAAGGCAAGTTCCTTTAAAAGGATCTAGGCATATGATGAGTCCATTAAGACCATATCCACAACGATTTATTCAGCCagatatatatagattttgTCCATTTCCAAATCCTa gATTTAGGCCAATGTATTAA
- the LOC126865324 gene encoding uncharacterized protein LOC126865324 isoform X2: MKRNVSNHSYRDEKLRSSHSENYETGLRRTEEERLRRRREWIVEQQMLREHERLKKKKILEYEIRRALEKGLPLPKERFSHHSSNTSESKSPESQHRTVATLSTSNTSILSKKLEPSDGTTPLFKGPEGIQVTAAELRRIKVYIHRNSFTEDIHRNVSDEATDDLQRDIINFEDVLVKRREGEGSKSIFEREEIKSVTAKTEEIVEHRTVVAINNENLENKPEANKEYTTSSRSRSPPYRSSHHTRYKDSKHNNRDSYRNDRDRDHSRGGSGEYKEKVRPHSQLHTAEEKHLRERNSNRDNSHSKGGEQRAWVKDSHNSNKSSKHERPYREKSRERFRERRERDKSRERRLPPSHYIEPIPVPVYYGGFPPRPIMVGPLVPIPRQVPLKGSRHMMSPLRPYPQRFIQPDIYRFCPFPNPRFRPMY; encoded by the exons atgaaacgaaacgTGTCGAATCATTCTTATCGTGATGAAAAATTGAGATCATCACACAGTGAAAATTATGAGACTGGTTTACGAAgaacagaagaagaaagattACGGCGTAGGCGCGAATGGATTGTAGAACAACAAATGCTACGAGAACATGAAAggttgaagaagaagaagatctTAGAATATGAAATACGTCGTGCTCTCGAGAAAGGTTTACCACTGCCCAAAGAAAGATTTTCACATCACAGTAGCAATACGAGTGAAAGTAAATCCCCGGAAAGTCAGCACAGAACTGTTGCTACATTAAGTACATCTAATACATCTATATTATCTAAAAA ATTAGAGCCATCAGATGGTACAACACCTTTATTTAAAGGACCAGAAGGCATACAAGTTACTGCTGCAGAACTACGAAGAATCAAAGTATATATTCACAGAAATTCATTCACAGAAGATATTCACAGAAATGTATCAGACGAAGCAACCGATGATCTACAACGAGATATTATCAATTTTGAAGATGTTTTGGTCAAAAGAAGAGAgg GAGAGGGATCCAAATCTATATTTgagagagaagaaataaaaagtgtaACAGCTAAAACAGAAGAAATTGTGGAACATCGTACAGTTGTTGctataaataatgaaaatttgg aaaacAAGCCGGAAGCAAATAAAGAATATACTACTTCTTCAAGAAGTCGAAGTCCTCCATATAGATCGTCCCATCATACCAG GTATAAAGATTCAAAACATAATAACAGGGATAGTTACAGAAATGATAG agACAGAGATCATAGTAGAGGTGGAAGTGGAGAGTATAAAGAAAAAGTCAGGCCACATAGTCAATTGCACACTGCAGAGGAAAAACACCTGCGAGAAAGAAATAGTAATAGAGATAATTCACATTCAAAGGGAGGAGAACAAAGAGCATGGGTCAAAGATTCTCATAACag CAACAAGTCATCTAAACACGAAAGACCTTATCGAGAAAAATCGAGAGAGCGATTccgagaaagaagagaaagagataaGTCTAGAGAACGTAGGCTACCTCCATCACATTATATTGAACCCATTCCTGTTCCTGTTTATTATGGA GGTTTTCCTCCGAGACCAATAATGGTTGGACCATTGGTTCCAATTCCAAGGCAAGTTCCTTTAAAAGGATCTAGGCATATGATGAGTCCATTAAGACCATATCCACAACGATTTATTCAGCCagatatatatagattttgTCCATTTCCAAATCCTa gATTTAGGCCAATGTATTAA
- the LOC126865330 gene encoding uncharacterized protein LOC126865330, with translation MAYTYKELFLTATVFLFVCLFVFFYSFHCILFSLFHSCSYVFADLCVVFYSVFHVFYIMNLQNSKSIDVCAYVNCNNGRHKGHHLYRFPKENSPLLKEWISIIGNPSLKRYASSTLRNMGVCADHFSPEMFKSNPRKNTNKIRRLKINAIPEPPENLLINEEEEDVQASQLVIEEQLKEGEEEEERYQHHPYHYQQQQEAEEVEEEGENELFINKPTLDYTKGPLKFSDNEDSMEWAAVEPQMICGVQHENLTSRTFQEMKLDNECAQLLKKNKNLRAQIRYLRQKFIRIKKSRDRFRKLLLKAETVDGFLDRYECKNDATRALIKSQLESESIKYTTEEQDECEENN, from the exons AtggcatatacatataaagaaTTATTCTTGACCGCAACCGTTTTcttatttgtttgtttatttgtgtttttttattcatttcattgtattttgttttctttatttcattcTTGTAGCTACGTTTTCGCGGATTTGTGTGTTGTATTTTATAGCGTGTTTCACGTATTTTACATTATGAATTTGCAGAACAGTAAATCAATAGATGTTTGCGCTTACGTCAATTGCAACAACGGCCGACATAAAGGACATCATCTGTATCGCTTCCCGAAAGAAAACAGTCCCCTTCTTAAAGAATGGATTTCAATAATTG GAAATCCAAGtctaaaacgttatgccagcTCCACTTTGAGAAACATGGGCGTTTGTGCCGATCATTTTTCACCCGAAATGTTCAAATCAAATCCTagaaaaaatacgaataaaataagaagGTTGAAGATAAATGCCATACCCGAaccaccagaaaatttattaataaatgaagaagaagaagatgtaCAAGCAAGTCAGCTCGTGATCGAAGAACAGCTGAAAGAAggggaagaggaagaagaacgaTATCAACATCACCCCTACCACTATCAACAACAGCAAGAGGCAGAAGAggtagaagaagaaggagaaaatgaattatttattaataaaccAACACTGGACTATACAAAGGGGCCATTAAAATTCTCTGACAATGAGGATTCAATGGAATGGGCAGCAGTTGAACCACAGATGATTTGCGGAGTACAACATGAGAATCTGACAAGCAGAACTTTCCAAGAAATGAAATTGGACAACGAATGTGCTCAGCTgttgaaaaaaaataaaaatttgagaGCACAAATAAGATATCTTAGACAAAAATTCATAAGAATCAAGAAATCCAGAGATCGATTCCGTAAACTGTTACTTAAAGCAGAAACTGTCGATGGATTTTTAGACAGATATGAATGCAAAAATGACGCCACAAGAGCACTTATTAAGTCGCAGCTGGAAAGTGAAAGCATAAAATATACAACCGAAGAACAAGATGAGTGCGAGGAGAACAATTAG